ACCGGAAGGCGAAGAACCCGGTACCGCTCGCCGGCATCCCCTACCACGCGCTCGACAGCTACCTCGCCAAACTCATCCGCCGCGGCTTCCGCGTCGCCATCTGCGACCAGCTGGAAGACCCGAAGGCGGCGCGCGGGCTGGTGAAGCGCGGCGTGGTCCGCATCGTCAGCCCCGGCACCGTCGTCGAAGGCGCGCTGCTGGGGGCAGGCCACAACTTCCTCGCCGCCGCGCTCGAGAGCGACGGTCGCTTCGGGCTGGCGCTGCTCGACATCTCGACCGGCGACTTCCGCGCGGCGCAGTTCGCCAGCCGCGGCGGCCTCGAAGCGGAGCTGGTGCGGCACGCGCCGGCCGAAGTGCTGGTCGCGCCGGTCGCGAACGCGACCGGCGCCGACGGGGACGCTGGAGCCGCGCAAGCCGACGCTGGCCTTGCGGGCTGGCTCCGCGCGCGCGGCTTCGCCGTCACCGAAGCGGAGCTGGCGGGCTGGCTGCACCCGGTCGCGGCGAAGGCGCTCGACAAGCGCTTCGGCGCACTCGAGCTGGAGCCGCTGGCGACGACCGCCGCCGGCGCGGTGCTCGAATACGCCGGCGCGACGCAGTTCTCCGAGCTGGCGCACTTGCGCCCGCCGGTGGCGCTCGCGACGCGCGAGCAGCTGGTGCTCGACGCGGTGACGCTGCGCAACCTCGAAGTGGTGCGCGCGGTCGGCGGCGGTGGCGTGCGCGACTCGCTGTTTGGGCACCTGAACGCAACCGTCACGGCGGGCGGCGGCCGCACGCTGCGTGAATGGCTGCTGCGGCCGCTCGCGACGCTGGAGCCGCTGGCGGCGCGGCACGACGCGGTGGGCGAGCTGGTCGGGAAGACGCTGCCGCGACGCGAAATCCGCGACATCCTCAAGGGCTTCCAGGACGTCGAGCGGCTGCTGTCGCGCGTCGGCCACGGCTCGGCCTCACCGCGCGACCTCGCCGGGCTGGGGCAGAGCCTCGCCACCGTCGGCGAACTCCAGCAACTGCTGACGGAAGAGCCGCTCGAAGCGGCGCTGCTCGCGACGACCGCTGGCGAGATTGACCCGCACCCCGAAGTTTCGAAACATCTCGCACAGGCGCTGGTGGAAGAGCCGCCGCTGGTCATCCGCGACGGCGGGATTTTCTGCGCCGGCTTCTCGAAGAAGCTGGACGAACTGCGCGGGCAGGCGACGCAGGGGCGCGAGTGGGTCACCGCATTGCAGGCGCAGGAGCGCAAGCAGACCGGCATCGCCCGACTGAAGGTAGGCTACAACCGCGTCTTCGGCTACTACCTCGAAATCCCAAAAAAGGACGCGCAGAAGGTGCCCGAAAGCTACCACCGCAAGCAGACCGTCGCGACCGGCGAGCGCTACATCACCCCCGAGCTGAAGGAGCAGGAGTCCGCCATCCTGCGCGCCGACGAGCGCGCCACCGCGCTGGAGGGCGAGCTGTTTCGCGAGCTGCGCGAGTGGGTGCTGGCGCGGCTGCCGTCGCTGCAGGCGACCGCTCGCGCCGTCGGCCAGCTCGATGCGCTGGCGGCGCTGGCCGAAGTGGCCGGGACGCGCGACTACTGCCAGCCCGAAATGTCCGAGACCGGCGCGCTGCACGTCTCCGACGGCCGCCATCCCGTCATCGAGCGGCTGCGCGAAGGCGAGTATATTCCCAACTCGCTGCACCTTGACGACGCGCAGCGGCAGGTGATGATTCTCACCGGCCCCAACATGGGCGGCAAGTCCACCTACATGCGGCAGATCGCGCTCATCTGCCTGCTGGCGCAGGCCGGCTCATGGGTGCCGGCAGCGTCGGCGCGGCTGCCGCTGGTCGACCGCATCTTCACCCGCGTCGGCGCGCACGACGACCTGGTCCACGGCCACTCGACCTTCATGGTCGAGATGCTCGAGCTCGCCAACATTCTGCAGAACGCGACGCCGCGCTCATTGGTGCTGCTCGACGAAATCGGCCGCGGCACTTCGACTTACGACGGGCTGGCGATTGCGTGGGCCGTGGCGGAGCAGTTGCACGGTGGCAAGGGTGTCAAGACCATGTTCGCGACCCACTACCACCAGCTGACCGACCTGGCGCGGCTGCTCGACCGGGCGTTTAACGCGCACATGCAGGCACGCGAAGAAGGCCACGAACTGCTGCTGCTTTACCGCGTCGCCGAAGGCCCGGCCGATGCGTCGTTCGGCGTCCACGTCGCGCAGATGGCGGGCGTCCCCGACGCCGTGACGGCACGCGCCCGCGAAGTGCTCGGCAAGCTGGAGCAGGACGCCACCGTCGAGGTCTCGACCGCGGGCGGCCCGGTGCAGGCGGTCTTCGACCTGGCGCAGGCGGCAGCCGCCGAACAGAAAGCGGACCCGCTGCGTGAGGAAATCCGCAAGCTGGACCTGATGAACCTCACGCCGTTGCAGGCGTTGGAGAAGCTGCACGACCTGCAGCAGGAATTGCTCTAGGCGACGTCGAGCAGAAAGCTGCGCTGCTTCTCGTTGCCCTGCTCGTCGAACGCGGTGATGCGCGCGGTGTAGCTGCCGGTATCGAGCCCCTCATCTAGCAGGAAATACCAGCCGTAGCTCGCTGCGACACCCCATACGTTGCCGGCCGGCAGCGGCTGCAGCCGTCCATACGCCGCGTCGTCGAGCGGCTGCCCCGCCCCCCCCTCCTTCTTCAGCGCCAGCCGCGCTTCCGTGACTTCACGGTTGTCGCGCAGGTCGACAACGAAGAGCAGCGGTGCGTCGGCGTCGGGGACGACGGTGGAGTTCCAGCCGTCGTCGTCCTCGATGTAGAAGTCGAGCGCGCCGACGCGAGGTGGGGCGATGTCGCTGAAGGGGGGGTTCGATAGCAGGATGAAGACCCCCAGCCAGGCGAAGACCGCCGTAAGAATCGGGCCGGCCCAGCTCTTGCGCTCGAAGCTGCTGGTGTCGATTACCAGCGGCAGGATTTTGATAATGGCGAAGCAGGCGCTGAAGCCGAAAAGCAGGCCGTAGCGCGCCTGCCCCGTCGCGAGCGAGAGCTGCCAGCTCATGAGCCCGACGAGCAGCGCCCAGGCGACACCGATAAGCCCCGCCTTCGAGTCGCGCACCTCCTTCTCGAGCCACTCGGTGCGGTCGAATTCGGGGAACACGAACGACGGCTCCGCCTTTTCGCCCTTCTTCTTCTTGGCCATAGCGCCGCGCGCAGCGCAGCAGGCTACAAATAAAGCCCCCCGCTCGCGCGGCACCCGTGGCCAGCCTTCCCGATTTCAGGCAGCTCTCCGACAGCGTGCGCACGCTCGACCGCGGCCGCATCGAGCCGTTCCTGCAAGCGCACTGGCGGCTGCTGACGTTCCTGCTAGTGCTGCTGCTGCTCGGCGGTTTCTCGCCCTCGTCGGGCTATGTCCGCTTCGCGCTGCTGGTCGCGCTCTGGGTAGGCGGGCTGCGCTGGGCGCAGAACCGGGGGCAGCTCGAGCCGCTCGGCCTCGACCTCATCTGGGGCCGCTCGTTCCTGATGTGGCGCACCGACCACGGCAAGCGCTTCATCGAGCGCATGGCGCAGTATCCCGTCGTCTGGCGCCGCTTCGGCGACGTAGGGCTGGTGATGGTCTTCGGGACGATGGTGACGATGCTGTCGCTGCTGGTGTGGCAGGCGTTCCTCGTCTTCGACATTCCCAAGTCGGCCGCCGTCTCCCCCAAGCTGATGCTGGGGCTGCCCGGCCTGAACCCGGTCATCCCGCTCTGGTACGGAATTGCCGCGCTCGCGATTGCCATCGTGGTGCACGAGTTCTGCCACGGCATCCTGGCGCGCGTCGCCAACGTGCGGCTGAAGGCGCTCGGCCTGCTCTTCTTCGCCGCACCGGTCGGCGCCTTTGTCGAGCCCGATGAAGAAGAGATGGTCGCGATGCGGCGGATTGACCGCATGCGGCTCTACGCGGCCGGCCCCGCGTCGAACATCACGCTGGCGTTCCTGTTCGCGCTGCTCTTCTCGTGGGGCATGGTTGCCGCGCTCGAGCCGGCGCACGACGGGGCGCTCACGGCGTCGGTCGTCACCGACTACGCCGGTGCCAAAGCGGGGCTGGAGCCGTGGATGCTGCTCACCACGGTAAACGGCACCGACATCGAGAGCGCCGCCGACTTCGGCGCAGCGCTGAACCAGACCTGGG
This is a stretch of genomic DNA from Candidatus Poseidoniia archaeon. It encodes these proteins:
- the mutS gene encoding DNA mismatch repair protein MutS, producing MSTPMMKQYYSIKREHPDALLMFRMGDFYETFGEDARTVSRELDIVLTARDRKAKNPVPLAGIPYHALDSYLAKLIRRGFRVAICDQLEDPKAARGLVKRGVVRIVSPGTVVEGALLGAGHNFLAAALESDGRFGLALLDISTGDFRAAQFASRGGLEAELVRHAPAEVLVAPVANATGADGDAGAAQADAGLAGWLRARGFAVTEAELAGWLHPVAAKALDKRFGALELEPLATTAAGAVLEYAGATQFSELAHLRPPVALATREQLVLDAVTLRNLEVVRAVGGGGVRDSLFGHLNATVTAGGGRTLREWLLRPLATLEPLAARHDAVGELVGKTLPRREIRDILKGFQDVERLLSRVGHGSASPRDLAGLGQSLATVGELQQLLTEEPLEAALLATTAGEIDPHPEVSKHLAQALVEEPPLVIRDGGIFCAGFSKKLDELRGQATQGREWVTALQAQERKQTGIARLKVGYNRVFGYYLEIPKKDAQKVPESYHRKQTVATGERYITPELKEQESAILRADERATALEGELFRELREWVLARLPSLQATARAVGQLDALAALAEVAGTRDYCQPEMSETGALHVSDGRHPVIERLREGEYIPNSLHLDDAQRQVMILTGPNMGGKSTYMRQIALICLLAQAGSWVPAASARLPLVDRIFTRVGAHDDLVHGHSTFMVEMLELANILQNATPRSLVLLDEIGRGTSTYDGLAIAWAVAEQLHGGKGVKTMFATHYHQLTDLARLLDRAFNAHMQAREEGHELLLLYRVAEGPADASFGVHVAQMAGVPDAVTARAREVLGKLEQDATVEVSTAGGPVQAVFDLAQAAAAEQKADPLREEIRKLDLMNLTPLQALEKLHDLQQELL